The Verrucomicrobiota bacterium genome includes the window AGGAATGACTTGCGACCCGCGCGGCCGCGGGCGTCCTCATCCTCGTCGCTCAGCGCGTCGAGTTCGCGCCAGCTTCGCCAGAAGAAATAGAGCGACCACGTGATGAACTGCGTGAGGAAAATGTCGGTGGTGAGCATCCGCGCCATCGCCCAAAAGAGCATGGAACTTGCGAGCACGAGCGCGGCCGTCCGGCCCGCGCCCGCGCCGGCGATGCTGCGCGCGAGAAGAAACGCCGCCCACACGCCGCTCAAGCCGGCGAGCGCGAGCGGCAGCCGCACGGCCCAGGCGTTCAAGCCGAACAGCTTCAGCGACGCCGCGACAAGCCAGTAGGTCACCGGCGGTTTGTCGAGGTGCGGCACATACCAGAGATGCGGCACGAGCCAGTCGCCGCGCTCGATCATCTCACGCGCGATTTCGGCGTAGCGTCCCTCGTCGGGCTCGTTCAACCCGCGCGTGCCGAGCAGGAGGAAGAAGGCGGCAAGGGAGAAGAGGACGACAGGCCAGCGCGAAGAAGTTGGCGGCTCGGAGGCGGTCACCGGACGTGTTCAGTAATCAGTGTTCAGTGTTCAGCCCGCGAGGCCTCGTGCCGCGCGATGAACGCCCGAAACTGAACACTGAATACCGGACACTGAACACTGAATACTTCAGAGCTTCGCGTCGCGCACTCCATCCGGCCCGTCGAATTCATTGACCGCGCCGCCTCGAACCCGTAGAACACGCGCGTCCTCCAACACTCCGACGCATGTCCTTCACGCTCTTCCTGCGCCTTTGGTTCATGGTGTTCCTGCACTACTTCGTGTGGGGCTCGTGGTATGTCACGCTGAGCACCTACCTGAACAACGAACTCAAGTTCCCCGGCGGGCAGATCGGGCTGGCCTACGGGACGACCGCGATCGGCGCGATGGTGTCGCCGTTTTTCGCGGGGATCATCGCCGACCGGTTCTTCGCCACGCAACGGTTGCTCGGCTGCCTGCACCTCGCGGGGGCGGCACTGCTCTATTACGTCTCCACCACGCGGTCATTTGGCGCGTTCTATCCGGCGCTCATCGCCTACACGATCACTTACATGGCGGGGCACGGGCTCACGAACGCGCTGACGCTGCATCATTCGAAGAACCCCTCGAAGGAATTCCCGCTGGTCATGTTCATGGGGAGCGTGGGCTGGATCGCGGCGGGGTTTGCGTTGAGCGCGTTCAAGCTGGAGGACAACGCGGGCATGTTCCGACTGGCGTCGGGAGCGGCGCTGGTGATGGGCCTCTACTCGTTCACGCTGCCGCACACGCCGCCGAAGGGCGCCAGCGCGCCGGTGAGTGTGCGGACGATGCTCGGCCTGGACGCGCTCAAGCTCATGCGCGACCGCTCCTTCTGCACGTTCATCCTGTGCTCGTTCCTGATCTGCATCCCGCTGAGTTTCTACTTCAACTGGATGCACGCATTCATGGGCGAGCTCAAGATCACCAACGCCGCGATGAAGCTCACGGGCGCGCAAGTGTCGGACGTGGTGTTCCTGCTGCTGCTGCCATTTCTGCTGCGGCACCTCGGCGTCAAAGGCATCCTCATCCTCGGCATGGTCGCGTGGACGGTGCGATTCGGCCTGTTGACGCAATTCGACGCCGCGCGCGACGCGACGTGGATGCTCTACATCGCGATCGCCGTGCACGGGATGTGCTACGACTACATCTTCGTGATGGGCCGCATGTATGTGGACCAGCGGGCGACGGAGGATATCCGCGCGGCGACGCAGGGGTTCCACGCGTTCGTCACGCTTGGCGCGGGGATGTTCGTCGGCTCATGGCTCGCCGGCGTCACGGCGGGTGCGTTGACGTATCCCGCTGTTCCCGACGGGCACGCGCACTTGTGGCAGCACATCTGGTTTGTGCCCGCGGCAATGTCGGGCGCGCTGATCGTCGTCTTCGCGGTGCTGTTCAAGGACTCGCCACCGGCTTCGAACGAGACGAAGCCCGCGTCGCCATAGCGGACTTGAGTTCGCGATTTTGCCTTCGCGTCAGCATCTCCACCGCGATACAACGCCCGGCCGATGGCCGACCGCCTTCCCATCTACGACATCGAGTCCGACATTCTCTCGGCGCTCAAGGCGACCAAGCGCCTCGTGTTGCAGGCTCCCACCGGCTCGGGAAAGTCCACGCAAGTCCCGCAGATGCTCCTCAAGCACGGCCTGCTCGGCGACGGCCAGGTTGTGATCCTGCAACCGCGCCGGCTCGCGGCCCGCCTGCTCGCGCATCGCGTCGCATTCGAGATGGGTGTGCAAGCCGGCCGGGAAGTGGGCTATCAGGTCCGGTTCGAGAACTTCACCAGTGACGTCACGCGGATCAAGTTCGAGACGGAAGGCATTCTTCTGCGCCGGCTTCTCAACGACCCGAAGCTGCAGGGCGTGCAGGCGCTGATCTTCGACGAGTTTCACGAGCGGCACCTCTACGGGGACATCACGCTCGCCCGCGCTCTCGAACTTCAGGAAACGCTGCGCCCCGACCTGCTCATCCTCGTGATGTCGGCGACGCTCGACGCCGGGGCGCTCGAGGACTTTATGTGGCCGTGCACGATGCTTGCATCGCAGGGCCGCGTTTTCCCCGTGCACGTCGAGTATCTGCCGCACAGGCTCGGTGAGAACGCCCCGCCGCCGTGGGAACTTGCCGCGGACGCTTTCATCGCGCACGTGCGCTCCGGCGGGAGCGGCGACGTGCTTGTGTTCATGCCCGGCGGCTACGAAATCAGCCAGACCCTCGAAGCTCTCCGCAACTCGGCCGAATCACGCGGTTACATCCTGCTCCCGCTTCACGGCGAACTGCCTCCACGCGACCAGGACGCTGCCGTCGCGCGCTACGACCAGCCGAAAGTCGTCGTGGCCACCAACGTCGCCGAGACGTCCGTGACGATTGACGGCGTGAAACTTGTCATCGACAGCGGGCTCGCCCGCCTCGCGCGCTATGACGCCAACCGCGGCATCAACACGCTGCTCATCGAGAAGATTTCCCAATCAAGCTCCGACCAGCGCGCCGGCCGCGCGGGACGCACCTCGCCGGGCAAATGCGTCCGCCTGTGGTCGCGTCCGGAGCACGACGAACGCGCCCCGCACGAGCTCCCCGAGATCAAGCGGCTCGATCTCGCGGAGATCGTCCTCACGCTCAAAGCGGCGGGCGTCGGGGACCTGCGGAAGTTTCGCTGGCTCGAGAAGCCCGATGAAATCGCACTCGCCCACGCGGAGGAACTGCTCACCGACCTCGGTGCGCTCGGCCATGACGGACACATCTCCGAACTCGGCCGCCGCATGCTCGCGTTCCCGGTTCACCCGCGCTACTCGCGCATGTTGCTCGCCGCGCAGGACCATGGATGTGTCCACCAAGCCTGTCTGGTCGCGGCACTCACCCAGGGGCGCGACCTGCTCCAGCGCAACGTGGGCAAGGACGTGCGCGACTATCGGGAAGACCTGCTCGGCGAGAAGGCGTCCTCGGATTTCTGGATCCTGATGCGCGCGTGGACCTACGCGGTGAAGCACAACTTCCGGCCCGAACCGTGCCGCCGGCTCGGCATCCACATGGTGACGGCCCGGCAGGTCGGCCCGCTGCTCGATCAGTTTCTGCGCATCGCGAAGGACGAGGGACTCGATACCGCCCCGCGCGACGTGCCGGACGACGCGCTGCAGAAGTGCATTCTCATCGGCTTCAGCGATCGTGTGGCGCGCCGTGTGGACCAGGGCACCCTGCGCTGCGAGCTGGTTCACGGACGGCGGGGCGTGCTCGCCCGTGAGAGTTGCGTGACCCACACGGCGCTTTTCGTGGCCGCCGAAGTCCGCGAAATCGAGGGACGGGATGACGAGGTGCGGACGCTGCTCTCGCTCGCGACGGCGGTCGAGGAGCCATGGCTTCGCGAGGTGTTCCCCGGCGACTTCGAGGCCACGCAGCACGTGGCATACGATTCGCGGGAGCGCCGTGTGCAGGCCGCCGAGATTGTCAAATTCCGAGGCCTCGCGTTGTCCGCCAGACGGCTCGGCACCCCGCCTCCGGAGGCGGCGGCCCGGCTTCTTGCCGCCGAGGTCGTCGCCGGGCGCGTGCAGCTCGAACGGTGGGATCACTCGGTCGAACAGTGGCTCCAGCGACTGCAGCTTCTTTGCACTCACTGTCCCGAACTCAACCTGCCGCCAATCAGTGACGAGAACCGGCAGGCGATCATCGAGCAGATTTGCCTTGGTGCGACCAGCGCGCGCGACCTGCGCGACAAGGAGGTGAAGCCCGCGGTTGTCTCGTGGCTCTCCGACGCGCAACGCCAGTCGCTCGACAAGCACGCGCCCGAACGCCTCACGCTTGCAAACGGCCGCACGCCGAAGGTGACCTACGCACCGGGCGTCGCGCCCTACGTCTCGATGCGAATCCAGGATCTCTACGATGTGAATCAGACGCCGCGCATCGCCCTGGGGCGCGTGGCCGTCCTTGTGCACATCCTTTCGCCCGGCAACAAGCCCGTGCAGGTCACCCAGGACCTCGCGAGTTTCTGGAGTTCCCACTACCCGCGGTTGAAGTCGGAACTTCAACGCAAGTATCCCAAGCACGAATGGCGTTGAGACAGAGCGGAGGACACGACACACTTCACGTCGCCTCGCCGGCATCCATCATGCAAACTCCTTCCGCCATCCTGCCCGCCGAGGCGGCGGCGCAACGACGGGCCGCGGCTTCGGCCGTCCCGTGGCATTGCGTGATCGTGGTGCTCGGCGCGGCGTGCATCCCGATCGGTGTGTTGTGGGACATTTCGTGGCACTCGACGGTCGGGCGCGACACGTTCTGGACGGCTGCGCATATCATGATTCAACTTGGCGGGATCGTGCCCGGCCTCGCGTGCGGCTGGCTGGCGTTCAAGACGACCTTCTTCGGCACCGCGGAGGAGCGCGCGTCGTCGGTGCGCATTTTCGGGGCGCACGCGCCGCTCGGGGCGTGGGCCACCATCTGGGGCGCGCTGGCGATGGTCACGAGCGCGCCGTTCGACGACTGGTGGCACAACGCCTACGGGCTCGATGTGCAGATCATCAGCCCGCCGCACTCGCTGCTCGCGGTCGGGATGTTCGGCGTGGCGCTCGGTTGCCTGCTGCTCGTGCTGGCGTGGCAGAACCGGAGCGAGGGCGCACAGCGAGCGCGGCTCGCTCTGCTGTTTACGCTCATGACCGGCGTGATGATCTCGATGAACGCCGTGTTCATCACGGAGGAGAGCTTTCCGAATCAACATCGGGGACTCGTCTTCTACATCGCCGCGACGTTGCAATTCCTGCCGCTCGTCGTGCTGGTGTCGCGCGCATCGTCGCTCCGCTGGCCCGCAACGGTCGCGGCGCTTACCTACATGGGAATCCTCTGCGGGATGATCTGGGTGCTGCCGCTTTTCGCGGCGACGCCGAAGCTCGCGCCGGTGTATCGCCAGGTCACGCACATGGTGCCGCCTGCGTTTCCGATTCTGCTGGTGATTCCCGCGCTCGCGATCGATCTCGTGATGCGGTTCTGGCCTGCGTCGCTTCGGCGCGACCTAGGTTCGTCGTTGCTGCGTCCGTTCGCCACGGACTGGTGGAAGGAGTGGGTGCTCGCGGCGGCTCTCGGAGCCGTTTTTCTTGGGGTGCTGCTGGCTGTGCAATGGCCCTTCGCGGCGTTCTTGATGAGCGATGCCGCGGACAACTGGTTCTTCGCGCGCGACGGCAAATGGCCCTACTTCGTGCCGCAAGGGAGTTGGACCAACGAGTTCTGGAAGCGGGGCACCGTGCCGGTCACACCCGCGCGACTGCTGCTGGCATTCGGCGTGGCGGTGCTCGCCGCGCGCTGGGGGCTCTGGCTCGGTCACTGGATGGTTCGCGTGCGACGATGATGGCCGACGAGGAAGCACAATCATCGCAGGGCCCGGGGCGGAACGCGCCGCGATCCGAGGCATCCCGGGGCGCGACGCGGCCGGAGCAAAGTTGTCGCCGGGCAGCCGGGTCCTTTTCGGTGACAAGGTTGCTTCTGCGTTTCCGCGTCTTGTGCTCCGTTGGGGCCTTCCTCTTCCCGTTGGGTGCAGCCGCGCATATCGGCAGTCCGAACGTGATCCTCGACGGCCGTTGCGGCGCGCACCCGGTGCGTGTCGTCATCCGGCCGCCGCCGGTGATTCCTGGCATTGCGGAGATCAACATCAAGGTCGAGGGCGCCGGAGTCCGCCGCGTAACGGCGTTGCCCGTGTTCTGGGCGGCCGGCAAGAAGGGCGCGCCACCGCCGGATGTGGCACAACTCGTTCCCGGTGAAACCAACCGTTACTCCGCCGAACTCTGGCTCATGGCGCCCGGCGCTTACAGCGTCCTTGTGAACGTGGAAGCCGACGATGGCGGCGGAGAACTCATCGTCCCCGTGAACGCCGTGGCCACCGTGCGACGCGACATGCCGCCTGTGATGGGCGTCGTGCTTTCAGCGATGGCGACCCTGCTGTTCGTCCTCGCCGTGCGCCTGACCGGCGCCGCCTTCAGCGATGCCTTGACGGAGCCGGGTGGCGCGCCGGCGCAAGGTGCGCGACTCGCCGCGTGGATGGGCAGCGGTATTGCCTTTGTGGTCATCGCGGGCGGCGTCACCGGCGGAAAGCTCTGGTGGGATCGCGTGGACCGCGACTACCGCAACAACCGCCTTTACCAACCATTGCCCGTCACGGCGGACATCCGCAACGAGCGCGAGGTGGATGTGCTGCGACTGCGCGTGGACAACACCGGCCGCAACGCGCGCTTCTGGTCCCCCGTGATACCCGATCACGGCAAGATGATGCATCTGTTCCTGCTTCGAGAACCGGAGCAGGACGTCTTCGCCCATCTGCATCCCGTGCAACGGAACGGCACGACGTTCGAATGCGTGGTGCCACCAGTCCCGCCGGGTCGTTACGCTGTGATCGCCGACGTGACTCACGAGAGCGGCTTCGCGCAAACGCTCACGGCGAATGTCGAAGTGAAGCAGACGGGAAGTCGGATCGCCTACTCGCTCCCGCGAACCAACACCGGCGCAGCCACCACCGCGCCGGGAACCGCATCCGACCCGTTCTGCTCCACGCCCGTCGCGAATGTTGCGAACGTGAATTGGTATCAAACGCCCGACCCCGACGACTCGTGGCACGTCGGGAATCGCGCGGGACTCGGTCAGCCAGCGGCAGGCGGCGAGCGCCGGTGCCCGCTCGACGGCGGCTTCACGCTCGTCTGGGAAGACTCCGCGCCACTCGTGGCAACACGCGAGGTTTCGCTGCGCTTCCGCGTGCTCGCACCTGATGGCTCGCCCGCGAAACTCGAGCCTTACATCGGGATGTTCGGCCACGCCGCCGTGCGCCGCGCCGATGGAAAGGTCTTCGCCCACTTGCATCCCGTGGGAACCGTCTCGATGGCGGCGCAACAGGCCTTCGAGCGCCGCGACCAACGCGATGCGTTGGCGCGCCCTCCCGCGGGTTCGTCCACGAACTCCGCCACGTTGTCCATGGCCAAACCCCACGCGCAGGGTTCCGTGGAATCCGTGACCTTTCCCTACGAGTTCCCGCAACCCGGCCGCTACCGCATCTGGGTGCAGGTGAAAGTGTCGGGACGTCCGCTTACGGGCTTGTTTGAAGCGGAGATCCCCTGAGACCGGCCGAAGATTGTTGACGATATTAGTTGCGGTTTGGCCTGGACCCGTCACCCTACGCGGGTCTGTTAGATGGCTTGTCTCTTTCGGTGCATGGTGAATCTTCAGGTGAACCTGGTTCAGTGATGATTTGAAACCCGATGGTCGGGAACAGCTTCGGAAAGTGCTCGTTTGTCGGACAGCAAGACATCACATGAGTAACAAACTGTTTGTGGGAAATCTTTCCTTCAACACCACTGAAAACGACCTGCAGGACGCGTTCGCCGCGCACGGCACGGTCACGGAAACCAACCTGATGATGGACCGCATGACGAACCGCCCGCGCGGTTTTGGCTTTGTGACCATGGCGTCCGCCGAGGAAGCCCAGAAGGCCATTGCGGCGATGAACGGGAAGGAACTCGACGGCCGCGCCCTGACGGTGAACATCGCCCGTCCGCGCGAGGAGCGTCCCCCCGGCGGTGGTGGCTACCGCGGCGGGGGCGGGTCGAACCGCTACTAGTCCCACTGGATTCACGGATCGGGGCCCGGTTCAACCGGGCCCCGGTCTTTTTCAAGCCAAGCAGTCAAACGACCCACTCAACCACAATTCACCGCCATTGATGAGCGCACACTTGCCCACGAAGGAAGAGCACATTGAAGTCGAAGGCAGCATCCAATCGGTGCTCCCCGGCACCATGTTCCGCGTCGAACTGACCAACAAACATCTCGTCCTCGCCACCATCTGCGGCAAGATGCGCAAGCGCTGGGTCCGCCTCACGGTCGGCGACCGCGTGAAGATGGAGATGTCGCCTTACGACTTGAGCAAGGGCCGCATCACGTGGCGCCTGCGATAGCAAATCGCCCGTGTCTCGATAGGGCCACGTGGTGCGCAAGAACGGTTACTTCACCCACTCCATCGCCGCCGCGGCCATCTTGTCCGAGGTCAATCCGTGCCGGTCGTAGAGTTCCTCCGCCAGATACGCGGACTGGCCGAATTCGCCGTGGATGCCGAGGGTCTTGATGCGGTGCGCGATGCCCGCTTGTGAAAGCGCGTGGCTCACTTGCGCGCCCATGCCGCCGACGGCTTGATGGTCCTCGATGGTCACGACCCGGCCGCCCGCGGCCTTCACCGCTGCGCCGATGGTTTCGAGGTCCACTTTGTTCACGAAGGGATTGTTGATGACCGTCGCCTTCACGCCTTGCCCGGCGAGTTTCCGGCCGGCTTCGATGGCTTTGTTCACGAGCACGCCGCAACCGATGAGCACCACGTCCGCGCCTGTCTGGAGCACTTGCGCGCGGCCCCACGGGCAGACCGGGCCGTCCACCCAGCGCAGGGGATAGTTTTCACGACCGACGAAGAAGATGTAGGTCTCGCCGTCCTTGCCCGCGGCGCGGTCGGTGGCCTGCCGCTTGATGGCCTCATACATGAACGCCTCGGCTTCATCCGAGCAACTCGGGCAGATGACGGTCGTGTGCGGAATGCCGCTGACGGCCGCGAGGTAGGTCGTGGCCTGGTGGCTCGCACCGTCCGCGGCATCCTGAAAGCCCACGTGCGAAAACATCGCGATGACCGGCGCTTGCGACAGTGCGGCCATGGTGAGCGGAAGATTGCCCTTCGTGACGCCGAACTGGCCGAACGTGTCCACGATGGG containing:
- a CDS encoding MFS transporter — translated: MSFTLFLRLWFMVFLHYFVWGSWYVTLSTYLNNELKFPGGQIGLAYGTTAIGAMVSPFFAGIIADRFFATQRLLGCLHLAGAALLYYVSTTRSFGAFYPALIAYTITYMAGHGLTNALTLHHSKNPSKEFPLVMFMGSVGWIAAGFALSAFKLEDNAGMFRLASGAALVMGLYSFTLPHTPPKGASAPVSVRTMLGLDALKLMRDRSFCTFILCSFLICIPLSFYFNWMHAFMGELKITNAAMKLTGAQVSDVVFLLLLPFLLRHLGVKGILILGMVAWTVRFGLLTQFDAARDATWMLYIAIAVHGMCYDYIFVMGRMYVDQRATEDIRAATQGFHAFVTLGAGMFVGSWLAGVTAGALTYPAVPDGHAHLWQHIWFVPAAMSGALIVVFAVLFKDSPPASNETKPASP
- the hrpB gene encoding ATP-dependent helicase HrpB, with product MADRLPIYDIESDILSALKATKRLVLQAPTGSGKSTQVPQMLLKHGLLGDGQVVILQPRRLAARLLAHRVAFEMGVQAGREVGYQVRFENFTSDVTRIKFETEGILLRRLLNDPKLQGVQALIFDEFHERHLYGDITLARALELQETLRPDLLILVMSATLDAGALEDFMWPCTMLASQGRVFPVHVEYLPHRLGENAPPPWELAADAFIAHVRSGGSGDVLVFMPGGYEISQTLEALRNSAESRGYILLPLHGELPPRDQDAAVARYDQPKVVVATNVAETSVTIDGVKLVIDSGLARLARYDANRGINTLLIEKISQSSSDQRAGRAGRTSPGKCVRLWSRPEHDERAPHELPEIKRLDLAEIVLTLKAAGVGDLRKFRWLEKPDEIALAHAEELLTDLGALGHDGHISELGRRMLAFPVHPRYSRMLLAAQDHGCVHQACLVAALTQGRDLLQRNVGKDVRDYREDLLGEKASSDFWILMRAWTYAVKHNFRPEPCRRLGIHMVTARQVGPLLDQFLRIAKDEGLDTAPRDVPDDALQKCILIGFSDRVARRVDQGTLRCELVHGRRGVLARESCVTHTALFVAAEVREIEGRDDEVRTLLSLATAVEEPWLREVFPGDFEATQHVAYDSRERRVQAAEIVKFRGLALSARRLGTPPPEAAARLLAAEVVAGRVQLERWDHSVEQWLQRLQLLCTHCPELNLPPISDENRQAIIEQICLGATSARDLRDKEVKPAVVSWLSDAQRQSLDKHAPERLTLANGRTPKVTYAPGVAPYVSMRIQDLYDVNQTPRIALGRVAVLVHILSPGNKPVQVTQDLASFWSSHYPRLKSELQRKYPKHEWR
- a CDS encoding RNA-binding protein, producing the protein MSNKLFVGNLSFNTTENDLQDAFAAHGTVTETNLMMDRMTNRPRGFGFVTMASAEEAQKAIAAMNGKELDGRALTVNIARPREERPPGGGGYRGGGGSNRY
- the infA gene encoding translation initiation factor IF-1, encoding MSAHLPTKEEHIEVEGSIQSVLPGTMFRVELTNKHLVLATICGKMRKRWVRLTVGDRVKMEMSPYDLSKGRITWRLR